GGAGGGCGAGCGCCTGGTGCGTCCGCTGCGGGAGATCCGGCCGCCGGTGCTGGACCTGGTGCGCGACATGTCGTACGCGCGGGTCGCCGAGATCAACATGGACCCGACGCGGCCCGGCGTCTACTTCGAGCGGTCGGCGCGGCTGCGCGCGCTGGACGACGCGGCCCTCGACACCCTGCTGGGGTTCGTCGAGGAGATGGCCGACGGCGTGCGGCCCGGCATCGAGCTGAGGCACCTGGGCGGCGCGCTCGGCCGCCACCCCGAGCACCCGAACGCGCTGCCGTTCCGCGAGGCCGAGTACACCCTGTTCACCGGGATGCCGGTCGGTCCCGGCGAGGCGGACGAGGTGCACGGGCACCAGCAGCGGCTGGTCGACGCGATGCTGCCGTGGCGCATCGGCGGCCCGTTCCTCAGCTTCATCAGCGCGCGGGAGAACACCCCGGAGGCGATGCGGTCGGCCTACGACCACCAGACCTACCAGGGGCTGGTGCGGCTGAAGGACGCGCACGACCCGGAGAACCTGCTGCGGCTCAACCACAACATCCCACCGACCGGGTGGACCGGTGGAGGAAGCGGTGAACACCGTGCGTGAACTGAAGATCCTGGCCCTGTCCGGCAGCCTGCGGGCCGGTTCCTACAACACCGCGCTGGTGCACGCGGCCCGGAAGGTCAACCCCGGCGGCATGGCGATCGAGCTGTACGAGGGGCTGGGCGACCTGCCGCTGTACAACGCCGACCTCGACACCGACGAGCCGCCGGCCGCCGTCGCGGACCTGCGCGACCGGATCACCGCGGCCGACGGCCTGCTGATCGCCACGCCGGAGCACAACTACTCGATCCCGGCCGCGCTGAAGAACGCGCTCGACTGGGCCAGCACGCCGCTGCCGCGGTGGGCGCTGCAGGGCAAGCCGGTCGCCATCGCGGGCGCCTCGCCGACCGCGATGGGCACGGCACGGGCGCAGCTGGCCCTGCGCCAGGTGTTCCTGTGGACCGACTGCGACGTCGTGGTCAAGCCCGAGGTGGCCGTCTTCCGCTGCCACGAGCGGTTCGAGGACGGCGTCCTGACCGACGAGGTGTCGGCGGCGTTGCTGCGGGACCTCCTGCTGGCCCTGGAACGGAAGATCCGCAACCGATGAAGGAGGGCACATGATCGCCGCAGCACAGGTCGACCGCTACCTGGAGCGGATCGGCGCGCAGCGCCCGGAGCGGGCCGACCTGGCCGCGCTCCGGCACCTCCAGGAGCGGCACGTCCTGTCCGTCCCGTTCGAGAACGTCGACTACCACGTCGAGGGCGCGGAGGTCAGCCTCGACCGGGACCGCATCCTCGACAAGATCGTGGACCGGCGGCGCGGCGGCGGTTGCTACGAGCTGAACCCCGCGTTCGCGACCCTGCTGGGCGCGTTGGGGTTCACCGTCTCGATGCTGCCCGGCCGGGTCTACCTGGGCGGCCGGTTCGGCCCGCCGCTGTGCCACCTCGCGCTGCGGGTCGACCTGGACGAGCCGTACCTGGTCGACGTCGGCTTCGGCAAGGGCAGCCGGCGCCCGTTGCGGATCGGCGAGACGGGCGTGCAGCACGACCCGCACGGCGACTACCGGGTGGAGGTGACGGAGGAGGGCGACATCGACGCCTTCCTGAACGGCGACCGCCAGTACCGGCTGGAGAACCGGCCGACCGAGCTGACCGACTACCTGCCGACGTTCTGGTGGTACCGGACCGCGCCGGACTCGGTGTTCCGGCACAACCTGATCACCACGCTGCAGACCGACTTCGGCCGGGTGACGCTGAACGGCGAGGAGCTGACCCGCACCGACCGGGACGGGCGGCGCACCGAGCGCCTGGTCGGCGAGGACGCCGTCCGGGACGCCTACGAGAAGCACTTCGGCATCGTGCTCGACCGGCTGCCGACCGAACCGCGCATCGACCCGGCGGAGCGGATCGTCATGCAGATCGACTGACCCGCGACGACGAGAAGGGGCTCCCGGTCCGTCCGGGAGCCCCTT
This genomic window from Saccharothrix sp. HUAS TT1 contains:
- a CDS encoding NADPH-dependent FMN reductase → MNTVRELKILALSGSLRAGSYNTALVHAARKVNPGGMAIELYEGLGDLPLYNADLDTDEPPAAVADLRDRITAADGLLIATPEHNYSIPAALKNALDWASTPLPRWALQGKPVAIAGASPTAMGTARAQLALRQVFLWTDCDVVVKPEVAVFRCHERFEDGVLTDEVSAALLRDLLLALERKIRNR
- a CDS encoding arylamine N-acetyltransferase, producing MIAAAQVDRYLERIGAQRPERADLAALRHLQERHVLSVPFENVDYHVEGAEVSLDRDRILDKIVDRRRGGGCYELNPAFATLLGALGFTVSMLPGRVYLGGRFGPPLCHLALRVDLDEPYLVDVGFGKGSRRPLRIGETGVQHDPHGDYRVEVTEEGDIDAFLNGDRQYRLENRPTELTDYLPTFWWYRTAPDSVFRHNLITTLQTDFGRVTLNGEELTRTDRDGRRTERLVGEDAVRDAYEKHFGIVLDRLPTEPRIDPAERIVMQID